The Aeromicrobium yanjiei DNA segment GACGAGGCGTTCCTGCTGGGTGACCAGGTCGTGATCCTCAAGAAGGGGGGCGCGGTCGCGCAGGCGGGGTCGCCGGCCGACATCGTCGCCGCCCCGGCCGACGACTTCGTCCGCAGCTTCGTCGGGCTGGACAAGGGACACCGCCGGCTGCACGTCGAGGAACGCGACGGCGTCAGCATCGTCGTCGACGGCGCCGGCCGGCCCGCCGGGGTGCTCGACTGATGGACTGGGTCCGCAACAACACCGACCGGATCGGCGACCTGATGCTGAGCCACCTGTGGCTCAGCGTGGTGCCGATCGTGATCGGCTTCGCGATCGCTCTTCCCATCGGCTGGTTCGGCAACCGGAGCCCGCGCCTCAGAGGCGTCCTGCTGGCGGCCGCGGGGGTGCTCTACACGATCCCGTCGCTGGCTTTCTTCCTGATCCTGCCCGGCATCATCGGAACGGGCTTCCTGTCACCGCTGAACGTCGTCGTCGCTCTGACGGTCTACGCCGTGGCGATCATGGTGCGATCGGCCACGGACGCCTTCGAGTCCGTCTCGCCCTCGGTTCTCGATGCCGCGACGGCGACGGGTTTCGCCCCTGCCGGTCGGGCCTTCCTGGTGGAGCTGCCGCTGGCCGGACCGGTCCTGGTGGCCGGGCTGCGGGTCGTGGCGGTCAGCACCGTCAGCCTCGTCAGCGTGGGGGCACTGATCGGCGTCGACAACCTCGGCTCGCTCTTCACGGAGGGATACCGCACCGACAACCAGGCCGAGATCCTGACCGGTGTCGTGGGGATCGTCGCGATCGCGCTCCTGCTCGATGCGCTGATCGTGCTGGCCGGACGCGTCCTGCTGCCGTGGAACCGGGGCGCGCGCACCCGCGCCCGCACCTCGGTCTCGCCGATGGCCCTGGTGCAGCACCTGCGAGGTGGGCACGCATGAGCGTCGTCGCCGACACGATCGACTGGTTGGCCGACCCGGCGCACTGGTCGGGCGACGACGGCGTGCCGCACCGGTTGGTGCAGCACCTGGGTTACACCTGCCTGACCGTGGCGATCGCCGCGGCCATCGCGGTCCCGATCGGCCTGTGGATCGGCCACACCGGACGGCTGCGCGGCGTGGCCGTCGTGAGCTCGGGCGCGCTGCGGGCGCTGCCGACGCTCGGGGTGCTGACGTACGCGTCGCTGTTCACCGGCATCGGCATCAAGGCGGCGATCTTCACGCTCGTGCTGCTGGCGATCCCGCCGCTGCTGGCCGGCGCCTACGCGGGCCTGGAGTCGGTCGACCGCCAGACCATCGACGCCGCCAGGGCGATGGGCATGACCGAGCTGCAGATCCTGACCCGGGCCGAGATCCCGTTGGCGCTGCCGATCATCGTCGGTGGCCTGCGGTCGGCGACCCTGCAGGTCGTCGCCACGACCACTGTCGCGGCGTACATCCCCGGTCCCGGCGGCCTGGGCCGCTACCTGATCG contains these protein-coding regions:
- a CDS encoding ABC transporter permease; the encoded protein is MDWVRNNTDRIGDLMLSHLWLSVVPIVIGFAIALPIGWFGNRSPRLRGVLLAAAGVLYTIPSLAFFLILPGIIGTGFLSPLNVVVALTVYAVAIMVRSATDAFESVSPSVLDAATATGFAPAGRAFLVELPLAGPVLVAGLRVVAVSTVSLVSVGALIGVDNLGSLFTEGYRTDNQAEILTGVVGIVAIALLLDALIVLAGRVLLPWNRGARTRARTSVSPMALVQHLRGGHA
- a CDS encoding ABC transporter permease, with protein sequence MSVVADTIDWLADPAHWSGDDGVPHRLVQHLGYTCLTVAIAAAIAVPIGLWIGHTGRLRGVAVVSSGALRALPTLGVLTYASLFTGIGIKAAIFTLVLLAIPPLLAGAYAGLESVDRQTIDAARAMGMTELQILTRAEIPLALPIIVGGLRSATLQVVATTTVAAYIPGPGGLGRYLIDGLALNDYPQVVAGSIVVIALALALDGIFVLLQRLALRNRPATVRIAA